The Streptomyces achromogenes genome window below encodes:
- a CDS encoding helix-turn-helix domain-containing protein — MLRDDALRMSVREFAAYLGVSDRAVSKWEAGGENYRPRADSQAALDTALVRASDEAKARFGEALGLNGAGPPPAAGGIEVDSHKFLPVFIGAERAHGLRADMTQRAEDEWLQSSAARVDHPEAQECTLHVFACGVAVFHLVQPHTPASLTELAVWRYRSYATDLPWARAKIRDLLGEDHTWVPSPEYVLSLYWLTASPWTGSEYDIALRLLSTPSVLVDRGAAGGPAPLDGTVEETLLTTGFDHPDIVSFGVRGVSAGYAGWSGVAYASIAPERSLTVDELVACELTVQALWCFTRQIQQMIEEGQDPSMPEQYGWRFLRAASSRLTTARAQETAQHVLMREAIMKTSGLADRLSAAQDALRESVG, encoded by the coding sequence GTGCTGCGCGACGACGCCCTGCGCATGAGTGTCCGTGAATTTGCCGCGTACCTGGGCGTGAGCGACCGTGCGGTATCGAAGTGGGAGGCAGGCGGGGAGAATTACCGTCCGCGCGCTGATTCGCAGGCAGCTCTCGATACCGCTCTCGTCCGCGCTTCGGACGAGGCCAAGGCACGGTTTGGCGAAGCTCTTGGACTGAACGGCGCCGGGCCACCGCCCGCAGCAGGCGGGATCGAAGTCGACTCCCACAAGTTTTTGCCCGTCTTCATCGGCGCCGAGCGCGCCCACGGGCTCCGCGCCGACATGACGCAGCGCGCCGAGGACGAGTGGCTGCAGTCTTCAGCAGCCCGGGTAGACCACCCGGAAGCCCAGGAGTGCACGCTTCACGTCTTCGCCTGCGGCGTCGCGGTGTTCCACCTCGTTCAGCCCCACACGCCCGCGTCGCTCACCGAACTTGCCGTGTGGCGTTACCGCTCCTACGCCACCGACCTACCCTGGGCCAGGGCGAAGATCCGCGATCTCCTTGGCGAGGACCACACGTGGGTACCTAGCCCCGAGTACGTCCTGTCCCTGTACTGGCTCACCGCGAGCCCGTGGACGGGCAGCGAGTACGACATCGCTCTGCGCCTGCTGTCTACCCCGTCCGTACTCGTGGACCGCGGCGCGGCCGGCGGCCCCGCGCCATTGGACGGCACGGTGGAAGAGACGCTCCTGACCACGGGCTTCGACCATCCGGACATCGTGTCCTTCGGCGTACGCGGTGTCTCCGCCGGCTACGCGGGATGGTCCGGCGTCGCCTACGCATCCATCGCGCCCGAGCGCAGCCTCACCGTGGACGAGCTGGTGGCCTGCGAGCTGACGGTCCAGGCCCTATGGTGCTTCACCCGGCAGATCCAGCAGATGATCGAGGAGGGCCAGGACCCCTCCATGCCCGAGCAGTACGGCTGGCGTTTCCTTCGCGCCGCGTCCTCCCGGCTCACCACGGCCCGCGCGCAGGAGACCGCTCAGCACGTCCTCATGCGGGAGGCCATCATGAAGACCAGCGGCCTCGCCGATCGCCTGAGTGCCGCGCAGGACGCCTTGCGCGAAAGCGTCGGCTGA
- a CDS encoding isochorismatase family cysteine hydrolase, whose product MDIGNAALVVIDMQNGFVNRHSVHAVPAIAGLVTRWAATGRPVLFTRYFNYPDSPYERFFHWRRLQGPPETDIVPELADHAVGAHAVLDKTGYTLFTPEAAGLIHQAGWTDLVFCGVATESCVLKSAADAFEHGYAPWIVTDACASDAGPDVHDAGLTVARRLISPGQLVTTNQVMQQLASYDPAMVLE is encoded by the coding sequence ATGGACATCGGCAACGCGGCACTGGTCGTGATCGACATGCAGAACGGCTTCGTGAACCGCCACAGTGTGCATGCCGTTCCCGCGATCGCCGGCCTGGTCACCAGGTGGGCCGCGACGGGCAGGCCGGTGCTCTTCACCCGCTACTTCAACTACCCCGACAGCCCCTACGAGCGGTTTTTCCACTGGCGCCGTCTCCAGGGGCCGCCCGAGACCGACATCGTGCCCGAACTCGCCGACCACGCCGTCGGCGCCCACGCCGTCCTCGACAAGACCGGCTACACCCTCTTCACACCAGAAGCCGCCGGGCTGATCCACCAGGCTGGCTGGACCGACCTGGTCTTCTGCGGAGTGGCCACCGAAAGCTGCGTCCTGAAGTCCGCCGCCGACGCCTTCGAGCACGGCTACGCGCCCTGGATCGTCACCGACGCCTGTGCCAGCGATGCCGGACCCGACGTCCACGACGCCGGCCTGACCGTGGCACGCCGCCTGATCAGTCCCGGGCAACTCGTCACCACCAACCAAGTGATGCAGCAACTCGCCTCGTACGACCCGGCCATGGTGCTGGAATAA